From the genome of Segatella hominis, one region includes:
- the uvrA gene encoding excinuclease ABC subunit UvrA, giving the protein MNSEEEKINVWGARVHNLKNVDVEIPRNSLTVITGLSGSGKSSLAFDTIFAEGQRRYIETFSAYARNFLGGMERPDVDKITGLSPVISIEQKTTNKNPRSTVGTTTEIYDYLRLLYARAGTAYSYHTGEEMVKYTEEQVIDMILSDYKGRRIFLLAPLVRQRKGHYRELFESMRRKGYLHVRVDGEIMELERGMKVDRYKNHNIEVLIDKLAVRDDDEERIRKSITTAMKQGDGMVMVIDKEKGESKIFSKRLMDPVTGMAYRDPAPNMFSFNSPEGACPHCKGLGKVNQIDLKKVIPDDNLSIYAGGIVPLGKYKNQMIFWQLQSLLEKHNATIKTPIKDLDDDTMQEVMYGTLENVKIPKEKAGTSSDYICAYDGVIDYLHKVIENDDSTAGKKWADQFITTIDCPKCHGMRLKQESLSYRIWDKNISEVASLDIDELLDWLEHVEEHLPKMKAKVAHEIVKELRSRVTFLLDVGLNYLSLNRQSASLSGGESQRIRLATQIGSQLVNVLYILDEPSIGLHQRDNERLINSLKELRDIGNTVIVVEHDRDMMLAADWIVDIGPKAGRKGGEVVFQGTPAEMLKTQTITAQYLNGEMEIKVPEKRREGNGKSIIIRGAKGNNLKNVDIEFPLGKLIVVTGVSGSGKSTLVNETLQPILSHHFYRSLKKPMPYDSIEGIDNIDKVVNVDQSPIGRTPRSNPATYTGVFSDIRSLFVGLPEAKIRGYKSGRFSFNVSEGRCQACKGNGYKTIEMNFLPNVYVPCEVCHGKRYNRETLEVRYKGKSIADVLDMTINQAVEFFENVPQILQKVKALQSVGLGYIKLGQSSTTLSGGESQRVKLATELSKRDTGKTLYILDEPTTGLHFEDIRILMDVLEKLVDKGNTVLIIEHNLDVIKLADYIIDMGPEGGRGGGQLLCAGTPEEVAKSKKGFTPRFLAEELKREKK; this is encoded by the coding sequence ATGAATTCAGAAGAAGAAAAGATAAACGTGTGGGGAGCCAGAGTTCACAACCTGAAGAATGTGGACGTAGAGATTCCCCGCAACTCACTGACAGTAATTACAGGACTTTCAGGTTCCGGCAAGTCATCTTTAGCCTTCGACACCATCTTTGCCGAAGGCCAGCGACGCTATATCGAAACTTTCTCTGCATACGCCCGCAATTTTCTGGGCGGCATGGAACGTCCTGATGTAGATAAGATTACAGGTCTCAGTCCTGTCATCAGTATCGAACAGAAGACTACCAACAAGAATCCCCGTTCCACCGTGGGCACAACCACAGAGATTTACGATTACCTGCGTCTGCTCTATGCACGCGCAGGTACAGCTTACAGCTATCATACTGGCGAGGAGATGGTAAAATATACCGAGGAACAGGTCATCGACATGATTCTCAGCGATTACAAAGGCCGTCGCATCTTCCTCCTTGCCCCACTCGTTCGTCAGCGCAAGGGTCATTACCGCGAACTCTTCGAGAGTATGCGACGCAAGGGATACCTACATGTGAGGGTAGATGGGGAAATCATGGAACTCGAAAGAGGAATGAAAGTGGACAGATACAAGAACCACAACATCGAGGTTCTCATCGACAAACTTGCAGTTCGCGATGATGACGAAGAGCGTATCCGCAAGAGTATCACCACTGCCATGAAACAAGGCGACGGCATGGTGATGGTCATTGATAAGGAGAAGGGAGAATCCAAGATTTTCTCCAAGAGACTGATGGACCCTGTTACCGGAATGGCCTACCGGGATCCAGCTCCAAACATGTTTTCCTTCAACTCTCCCGAAGGAGCATGTCCACACTGTAAAGGTTTAGGAAAGGTTAATCAAATAGACCTCAAGAAGGTAATACCAGACGACAACCTCAGCATCTACGCAGGTGGAATCGTGCCTTTAGGAAAATACAAGAACCAGATGATATTCTGGCAGTTACAATCATTGTTAGAGAAACATAATGCCACCATCAAGACCCCTATCAAGGACCTTGATGACGACACCATGCAAGAGGTAATGTACGGCACACTTGAGAACGTGAAGATACCGAAGGAAAAGGCAGGAACCTCTTCCGACTATATCTGCGCCTACGATGGTGTAATCGATTATCTTCATAAAGTAATAGAGAATGACGACTCTACTGCCGGCAAGAAATGGGCAGACCAGTTTATCACCACCATCGACTGTCCGAAATGTCACGGTATGCGTCTGAAACAAGAGTCTCTCTCCTATCGCATCTGGGATAAGAATATCTCAGAAGTAGCCTCCCTCGATATTGATGAATTGCTCGATTGGCTCGAACACGTAGAGGAACATCTGCCGAAGATGAAAGCCAAAGTAGCTCATGAAATCGTAAAGGAATTACGTTCCCGCGTAACCTTCCTCCTCGATGTCGGTTTGAATTATCTCTCTCTGAACCGTCAGTCTGCTTCCCTTTCCGGTGGTGAAAGCCAGCGCATCCGACTTGCCACACAGATAGGTAGCCAGTTGGTCAATGTACTCTATATCCTCGACGAGCCGAGCATCGGATTGCATCAGCGTGACAACGAGCGCCTCATCAACAGTCTGAAAGAACTTCGCGACATCGGCAATACCGTCATCGTAGTAGAACATGACCGCGACATGATGCTTGCAGCAGACTGGATAGTGGATATCGGTCCGAAGGCAGGACGCAAGGGAGGCGAAGTTGTATTTCAGGGAACACCGGCTGAAATGCTGAAGACCCAGACCATCACCGCACAATATCTGAATGGCGAGATGGAAATCAAAGTACCCGAGAAGCGGCGTGAAGGTAATGGCAAGAGCATTATCATCCGTGGCGCAAAGGGCAATAACCTGAAGAATGTAGATATCGAGTTCCCACTCGGCAAACTCATTGTGGTAACAGGTGTCAGCGGATCGGGCAAATCAACACTCGTCAATGAGACGCTTCAACCGATACTCTCTCATCATTTCTACCGTTCGCTCAAGAAGCCGATGCCATACGACAGTATTGAGGGAATAGACAACATCGACAAAGTAGTAAATGTTGATCAGAGTCCTATCGGTCGTACTCCTCGCAGCAACCCTGCTACTTATACAGGAGTATTCAGCGATATCCGTTCACTCTTTGTAGGTTTGCCGGAAGCCAAGATACGCGGTTATAAATCAGGTCGCTTCTCTTTCAACGTTAGTGAAGGCCGCTGTCAGGCTTGTAAGGGAAATGGATATAAAACCATTGAGATGAACTTCCTGCCGAATGTATATGTACCATGCGAAGTTTGCCACGGCAAGCGATACAACCGTGAGACCTTAGAGGTAAGATACAAGGGAAAGAGTATTGCAGATGTGCTTGATATGACCATCAATCAGGCTGTAGAATTCTTCGAGAACGTACCGCAGATACTCCAGAAAGTCAAGGCTTTGCAAAGTGTCGGACTCGGATATATCAAGTTAGGACAAAGTTCCACTACCCTCTCCGGCGGTGAAAGCCAACGAGTAAAACTTGCCACCGAGCTTTCCAAGCGTGATACCGGCAAGACCCTCTATATCCTGGACGAGCCTACTACCGGACTCCACTTCGAAGACATCCGCATCCTGATGGATGTATTGGAGAAGTTGGTAGATAAAGGCAACACAGTACTTATCATCGAACACAATCTCGACGTTATCAAGTTGGCAGACTATATCATCGACATGGGACCAGAAGGCGGACGAGGAGGCGGTCAGTTGCTGTGTGCAGGAACCCCAGAGGAAGTAGCCAAGAGCAAGAAAGGATTCACTCCAAGATTTCTGGCAGAAGAACTCAAGAGAGAAAAGAAATAA
- a CDS encoding gliding motility-associated C-terminal domain-containing protein, whose translation MKIKTNFILLLMVFLAMATTSFADDAPSIAPSVTYTTSDGETSEDASYSGSAPIKAAFKANPTGITGWTEYYEWRIYHDNDTEPYIIRYEENTDLEFNQSGLHRIILYAKFTKDGQVIEQNNEDSPLTLTISESFLQMPNAFSPNGDGINDIYKAKDGYQSLTEFHAYIFNRWGQKLHEWNDPADGWDGTYKGKPVKDGVYFCLVKAKGADGKTYNIKKDVNLLRGYIESGSTATE comes from the coding sequence ATGAAAATAAAGACGAATTTCATATTATTATTGATGGTGTTTTTAGCCATGGCAACAACCAGTTTCGCAGACGATGCTCCATCTATTGCCCCATCAGTCACCTATACTACAAGTGATGGTGAGACCAGTGAAGACGCATCCTATTCCGGTTCGGCACCTATCAAGGCTGCTTTCAAGGCGAATCCTACTGGCATTACCGGATGGACAGAATACTATGAGTGGCGCATCTATCACGACAATGATACAGAGCCATATATAATAAGGTATGAAGAAAATACAGATCTTGAGTTTAATCAGTCTGGTCTGCACCGCATCATCCTCTATGCCAAATTCACGAAAGATGGACAGGTTATCGAACAGAACAATGAGGATTCTCCTCTCACTCTTACCATCTCTGAAAGTTTCTTGCAGATGCCTAATGCCTTCTCCCCAAACGGTGATGGTATCAATGACATCTACAAGGCGAAAGACGGATACCAGAGTCTGACCGAATTTCATGCATATATCTTCAATCGATGGGGACAGAAACTTCATGAATGGAACGACCCTGCAGACGGTTGGGATGGCACCTATAAGGGTAAGCCTGTGAAAGACGGAGTCTATTTCTGCCTAGTCAAGGCAAAAGGAGCCGATGGCAAGACCTACAACATCAAAAAGGATGTCAACCTGTTGAGGGGTTACATCGAATCAGGTTCTACTGCCACGGAATAA